One Vigna unguiculata cultivar IT97K-499-35 chromosome 11, ASM411807v1, whole genome shotgun sequence DNA window includes the following coding sequences:
- the LOC114169599 gene encoding uncharacterized protein LOC114169599: MAAAAAASSHLMFVLRSQPLSPLPSSSFFSFLKPLPRLQFPPLRKSLFSVSSSVVVSQDGEETETGNDELDSERGDFGGTQLDSTSSPLVIKREERLKLEVPSLSVKERKELASYAHSLGDKLKTQLVGKSGVTPNVATSFIETLEANELLKIKIHRSCPGELDDVVKQLEEATGSVAVGQIGRTLIIYRPSASKLKEEEKKKQVRKFIPKKQLNPRLVNKSRVQVPKLTRPGSSWKGRSRP, translated from the exons ATGGCggcagcagcagcagcatcCTCTCATCTAATGTTTGTTCTTCGTTCACAGCCATTGTCACCATTAccctcttcttctttcttttctttcctcaAACCTCTTCCACGTCTCCAATTCCCACCGCTTCGAAAATCTCTCTTCTCCGTTTCCTCTTCTGTGGTGGTTTCCCAAGACGGCGAGGAAACAGAGACTGGGAATGATGAACTGGATAGTGAAAGAGGTGATTTTGGAGGTACCCAATTAGATTCAACGTCGTCGCCGTTGGTGATAAAGAGGGAGGAGAGGCTGAAGTTGGAGGTGCCGAGTCTCAGtgtgaaagaaaggaaagagcTTGCGTCTTATGCTCACAGTTTGGGGGATAAGCTCAAGACCCAGTTGGTGGGAAAATCTGGTGTTACGCCCAATGTTGCCACCTCTTTCATTGAGACCCTTGAAGCCAATGAACTTCTCAAG ATTAAAATACATAGGAGCTGTCCAGGTGAGTTAGATGATGTGGTGAAGCAGTTGGAAGAAGCAACTGGCTCGGTGGCCGTTGGTCAGATTGGTCGAACTCTGATTATATACAGGCCCAGTGCCTCCAAATtgaaagaggaagaaaagaagaaacaagttCGTAAATTTATTCCGAAAAAGCAACTAAATCCGAGACTGGTAAACAAG AGTAGGGTTCAAGTACCCAAATTAACGCGGCCTGGTTCTTCATGGAAAGGAAGAAGTAGGCCATAA
- the LOC114170421 gene encoding uncharacterized protein LOC114170421: MVSLNPEAPEFFPTHTFKLQQKEEPFSCPNFITSTFTPHSHYYYVVSSFPSRELHPHYVYYPATTFSPPSISTPLAAPQSEPPRIHRTEKEPGPVDSHEVNQKKDEVVVAEDVKCGAKGLVQKQVFKAFISYGTMNDQRSEGTRMMKAYVPRRKGEEKGQRRSFDFSKSGKVTRHPDEQDCWRGYTKKKRCFPLLPVRVDKNETTVMIRNIPSKYTRDMLVEFLDSHCMKVNLRDKEKDEESCCLAFDFVYLPIDFKTGMNKGYAFVNFTKPQAAWKFLLTASNMKWDLFQSHKIREVVSARLQGKERLEKHFETMNFPSESEDVLPVCFNPPRDGVIKGKQITCGKLRKHEQFVAAKVKILGVSFCDISCLGFSQRLETCMKSKDTTNVVLSGVSVKFCMVDLLLRLCSLGQKILTRFEAIRIDGSVKRGVLCSFEVVKNGEDWGV, from the exons ATGGTTTCTCTCAATCCAGAAGCACCTGAATTTTTTCCCACTCATACCTTCAAGCTTCAGCAAAAAGAAGAACCTTTTTCATGCCCCAATTTCATCACTTCCACATTCACTCCTCACAGCCACTACTACTATGTTGTTTCTTCATTTCCCTCGCGTGAACTTCACCCCCATTACGTTTATTACCCCGCCACAACTTTTTCACCACCTTCCATATCCACCCCTTTGGCGGCGCCACAATCTGAACCACCCCGTATTCATAGAACAGAAAAAGAACCTGGTCCAGTGGATTCCCATGAAGTGAACCAGAAGAAGGATGAAGTGGTTGTGGCTGAAGATGTAAAGTGCGGCGCAAAAGGGCTGGTGCAGAAGCAAGTGTTTAAAGCTTTCATAAGTTACGGAACAATGAATGATCAACGTTCTGAAGGTACGAGGATGATGAAGGCTTATGTGCCGAGAAGGAAGGGAGAAGAAAAGGGTCAACGCAGAAGCTTTGACTTTTCTAAGAGCGGAAAGGTTACGAGGCACCCAGATGAACAGGATTGTTGGAGGGGTTATACTAAGAAGAAACGTTGTTTTCCTCTGTTGCCTGTTAGGGTGGACAAGAACGAAACCACTGTCATGATCAGAAATATTCCTAGCAAATACAC CCGAGATATGCTGGTGGAGTTTCTGGACAGTCACTGCATGAAAGTGAATCTGAGAGACAAAGAGAAAGACGAAGAGTCTTGTTGTTTagcttttgattttgtttatttgcCAATTGATTTCAA AACTGGGATGAACAAGGGTTATGCTTTTGTGAACTTCACCAAACCCCAGGCAGCATGGAAGTTTCTTTTGACAGCTTCCAACATGAAATGGGACTTGTTCCAGTCCCACAAGATACGTGAAGTTGTTTCTGCACGGTTGCAG GGGAAGGAGAGGTTGGAGAAGCACTTTGAAACTATGAACTTTCCAAGCGAGTCCGAGGATGTTCTGCCAGTGTGTTTTAACCCGCCACGCGATGGAGTTATAAAGGGAAAGCAAATAACATGTGGGAAGCTGCGGAAGCATGAACAA TTCGTTGCTGCGAAAGTTAAAATTCTTGGTGTTAGTTTTTGTGATATCTCATGTTTGGGGTTTAGTCAGCGCCTGGAGACATGTATGAAGTCAAAGGACACAACAAACGTTGTCTTGTCTGGGGTCAGTGTTAAGTTCTGCATGGTTGATTTGCTTTTGAGATTGTGCTCGCTGGGTCAAAAGATTTTAACCCGTTTTGAAGCAATTAGAATTGATGGGTCtgtcaagagaggtgttttgtGCTcttttgaagtggttaaaaatgGTGAAGATTGGGGGGTTTAA
- the LOC114168797 gene encoding D-ribulose kinase → MVCASSLIHPGSTVLVSLPSIQRKKRGNVLCNNKVRKQRVASMSMSLGNQKNQNAEEASVREGERLYLGFDFGTSGARFAIIDKDDAIRAEAKREYPLYLSGESQDWVRSWKETLFSLLEDVPLDIRKHIVAISIDGTSATTLIVDSYTGEPLWRPFLYNESCSDALPMVKSIAPQNHTVCTGSSTLCKLVSWWNHVGSDKKPALLLHQADWLLWLLHGKLGVTDYNNALKVGYDPEVDSYPSWLVCQPYYHLLPSVLAPGTPIACLKEEIGKKYGFQKDCVVCTGTTDSIAAFLAARASQPGKAVTSLGSTLAIKLLSNTRIEDSRFGVYSHRLDDKWLVGGASNTGGAILRQLFTDNQLEKLSEQINPSQPSLLDYYPLPKAGERFPVADPNLAPRLHPRPENDVEYLHGILESIARIEAKAYGLLKELGATQVEEVFTAGGGAKNEKWIKIRERVLGLPVSRANQTEAAYGAALLAKKGDQQNILS, encoded by the exons GGAATGTGTTATGTAACAATAAGGTAAGAAAACAAAGAGTAGCATCAATGTCAATGTCCCTTGGTAACCAGAAAAATCAGAATGCAGAAGAAGCAAGTGTAAGAGAAGGTGAAAGGCTCTATCTGGGGTTTGACTTTGGCACATCTGGTGCCAGGTTTGCCATAATCGACAAAGATGATGCAATTCGAGCTGAGGCAAAGAGAGAGTACCCTTTGTACTTG AGTGGAGAGTCGCAGGATTGGGTACGCTCATGGAAGGAGACACTGTTTTCTCTGCTTGAAGATGTCCCACTCGACATTCGCAAACACATTGTGGCTATTTCAATTGACGGGACTTCTGCCACTACTCTCATTGTTGATAG TTACACAGGGGAACCGTTGTGGAGACCTTTTCTTTACAATGAGAGTTGTTCTGATGCATTACCAATGGTGAAGTCTATTGCTCCTCAAAATCACACGGTTTGCACTGGGTCGTCCACTCTGTGTAAACTCGTCTCTTGGTGGAACCATGTTGGTTCGGATAAAAAACCTGCTTTGTTGTTGCACCAAGCAGATTGGCTTTTGTGGCTTCTTCATGGAAAGCTTGGAGTTACAGATTATAATAATGCTCTCAAG GTTGGCTATGATCCTGAAGTGGATTCGTATCCTTCATGGTTAGTGTGTCAACCATATTATCATCTTTTACCTTCAGTTCTTGCTCCCGGAACTCCAATTGCTTGTTTAAAGGAggaaattggaaaaaaatatg GTTTTCAAAAGGACTGTGTTGTGTGCACCGGAACCACCGACAGTATTGCTGCATTTCTTGCAGCTCGTGCTAGCCAACCTGGGAAAGCT GTCACTTCATTGGGTTCAACACTGGCGATTAAGTTACTCAGCAATACAAGAATTGAAGATTCTCGGTTTGGGGTTTACAGCCATCGCCTTGATGATAAATGGCTCGTTGGTGGTGCTTCAAACACTGGTGGAGCAATTCTTAGACAGCTTTTCACTGATAATCAATTAGAGAAACTGAGTGAACAGATCAATCCCTCACAACCTTCTCTTCTGGACTACTATCCCTTGCCCAAAGCAGGTGAAAGATTCCCAGTAGCAGATCCAAATTTGGCTCCAAG GCTTCATCCACGTCCTGAAAACGATGTTGAGTACCTGCATGGGATTTTAGAATCCATTGCGCGTATAGAG GCAAAGGCATATGGGTTGCTAAAGGAGCTAGGAGCAACCCAGGTAGAGGAAGTTTTCACTGCTGGTGGAGGAGCCAAAAATGAGAAGTGGATAAAGATTCGTGAGAGGGTGCTTGGTTTGCCTGTGAGTCGTGCAAATCAAACAGAAGCTGCATATGGAGCTGCATTATTGGCAAAAAAGGGTGATCAGCAAAATATTCTTTCATAA